In Fibrobacter sp. UWB15, the following are encoded in one genomic region:
- a CDS encoding TrkA family potassium uptake protein — protein sequence MASKQFVVIGLGNTGYFLARHLTALGHDVMVVDPSPEKIQDISNQVAQAVVADGTRKKQLQSLPLSKVDSVICCIGEDLQASLLTVLNLKELGVKHIIAKSSSPAHTIILEKLGVADIFHPERDMAISLAERLNRPNMLDYLPFMEGFSIVEIACPDAFLGKTLKDLSLTHKYGIQVIAIRDPLEPTPKIGNIADYVLKENDVLFVIGPNEALDKLKA from the coding sequence ATGGCTTCTAAACAATTTGTAGTAATCGGACTAGGTAACACGGGTTATTTTTTGGCCCGCCATTTGACCGCACTCGGACACGATGTGATGGTCGTGGATCCGAGTCCCGAAAAAATCCAGGACATTTCGAACCAGGTGGCCCAGGCAGTCGTTGCCGACGGCACCCGCAAAAAGCAGCTCCAGTCGCTCCCGCTTTCCAAGGTGGACAGCGTCATCTGCTGTATCGGCGAAGACCTGCAGGCATCGCTTTTGACGGTACTTAACCTCAAGGAACTGGGCGTCAAGCACATTATTGCCAAATCCAGCAGCCCGGCACACACGATTATCCTCGAAAAGCTCGGTGTGGCAGACATTTTCCACCCGGAACGTGACATGGCCATTTCGCTGGCCGAACGTCTCAACCGCCCGAACATGCTCGACTACCTGCCGTTCATGGAAGGCTTCTCCATCGTCGAAATCGCCTGCCCCGACGCCTTCCTCGGCAAGACCCTCAAAGACCTCTCACTCACCCACAAGTACGGCATCCAGGTCATCGCCATCCGCGACCCGCTGGAACCGACCCCCAAGATCGGTAACATCGCCGACTACGTGCTCAAGGAAAACGACGTGCTGTTCGTGATCGGCCCGAACGAGGCTCTGGACAAACTCAAGGCCTAA
- a CDS encoding tetraacyldisaccharide 4'-kinase: protein MFIPRLFIALCYRAVYKLHHALCLRPGAPLQNSKLIVVGSYRTGGAGKTPFCIWLCKHYSAQGKKVALLAHEYAFDEIALLRQKFSGNKNVQVFATRNRYRLAHELDKSRKFDYIVCDDGFEDSRLTGAVTLLLSWESTPTKLSELWPCGKMRSLEKDHKANSSATMALKCYGENPDIQFVVDKVSRLSPHSATAEKLHDELSRDSSASIVCGLGDPKRFCQDIQAFGIKIKLHYFFKDHCKDFSRKFEQILQKHPQEAFIISEKDAARLPAEFIQKNVKAQIYIAHQSIKVSPGVVQKLP, encoded by the coding sequence ATGTTCATTCCACGTTTATTCATCGCCCTCTGCTACCGCGCCGTATACAAGTTGCATCACGCGCTTTGTCTTAGGCCGGGCGCGCCTCTACAGAATTCCAAACTGATTGTCGTCGGCAGTTACCGCACTGGTGGTGCCGGAAAGACGCCTTTCTGCATCTGGCTTTGCAAGCACTACTCAGCTCAAGGCAAGAAGGTGGCACTCCTCGCTCACGAATACGCCTTCGACGAAATCGCACTACTCCGTCAAAAATTTTCAGGCAACAAAAACGTTCAAGTTTTCGCAACTCGCAATCGCTATCGCCTGGCGCACGAACTCGACAAGTCGCGCAAGTTCGACTATATCGTCTGCGATGACGGTTTCGAAGACAGCCGTCTTACAGGAGCAGTCACCTTGCTTCTGTCATGGGAAAGTACACCCACAAAGCTTTCGGAGCTTTGGCCTTGCGGTAAGATGCGCAGTCTAGAAAAAGACCACAAGGCAAATTCCTCGGCCACAATGGCGCTGAAATGCTACGGCGAAAATCCCGATATTCAGTTTGTTGTAGACAAAGTATCCCGCCTGAGTCCCCACTCGGCTACGGCTGAAAAACTTCACGACGAACTTTCTCGAGACTCTTCAGCAAGCATTGTATGTGGCCTCGGAGACCCCAAACGATTCTGTCAAGACATTCAGGCATTCGGAATAAAGATCAAGCTTCATTACTTCTTCAAAGACCATTGCAAGGACTTTTCTAGAAAATTTGAGCAGATTCTCCAAAAGCACCCTCAAGAAGCCTTTATCATCAGCGAAAAAGACGCCGCACGGCTTCCCGCTGAATTTATCCAAAAAAATGTAAAGGCGCAAATTTACATTGCGCACCAGTCCATCAAAGTCTCGCCCGGAGTAGTCCAAAAACTCCCCTAA
- the aroC gene encoding chorismate synthase, whose amino-acid sequence MASTFGKIFSVTTWGESHGPAVGSVLDGCPAGLEITEEEIQAELNRRRPGQGKMTTARDEKDQVKILSGVFEGKTTGTPISFAVFNEDQRSHDYAEIQKWYRPGHADLCYDLKYGFRDYRGGGRSSARETIGRVAAGAVAKKLLKQVNGTEIIAWVNSIGEVDCGPLDLNSLTLEQIEKSPVRCPDLDASAKMEQAVLDARTNGDSIGGTVCLLVKNPPVALGEPVFDRLDALLAQAMLSIPACKGFEIGSGFASARMHGSKHNDELYFDGHAYHTRTNNAGGSLGGISNGEPIYCRMAFKPTATISQEQKTAGRGGENGTLAARGRHDPCVAVRAPVIVESMAALVLADLFLQQKRNSLE is encoded by the coding sequence ATGGCAAGCACTTTTGGCAAAATTTTTAGCGTTACTACCTGGGGCGAATCCCATGGTCCGGCAGTCGGTTCGGTCCTGGATGGATGCCCCGCAGGCCTCGAAATCACCGAAGAAGAAATCCAGGCGGAACTCAACCGCCGTCGCCCAGGACAGGGCAAAATGACCACCGCCCGCGACGAAAAGGACCAAGTCAAGATCCTTTCGGGCGTTTTCGAAGGCAAAACCACCGGGACCCCGATTTCTTTCGCCGTCTTTAACGAAGACCAGCGCAGCCATGACTACGCTGAAATCCAGAAATGGTACCGCCCTGGGCATGCCGACCTGTGCTACGACCTCAAGTACGGGTTCAGGGACTACCGCGGCGGTGGACGCAGCTCTGCCCGCGAAACCATCGGACGCGTTGCCGCAGGTGCCGTGGCCAAGAAACTTCTGAAGCAGGTGAACGGCACTGAAATCATCGCCTGGGTGAACTCCATCGGCGAAGTCGATTGCGGCCCGCTGGACCTGAACAGCCTCACGCTTGAACAGATTGAAAAATCCCCCGTACGCTGCCCCGACCTGGACGCAAGCGCCAAGATGGAGCAAGCCGTTCTCGACGCCCGCACAAACGGCGACAGCATCGGTGGCACCGTATGCCTCTTGGTCAAGAATCCGCCAGTCGCCCTCGGCGAACCGGTGTTCGACCGCCTGGATGCCCTGCTCGCCCAGGCCATGCTCAGCATTCCGGCTTGCAAGGGTTTCGAAATCGGAAGCGGCTTTGCCTCGGCTCGCATGCACGGGAGCAAACACAACGACGAACTTTATTTTGACGGCCACGCCTACCACACCCGCACCAACAATGCAGGCGGTAGCCTCGGCGGAATCAGCAACGGCGAACCCATTTACTGCCGCATGGCCTTCAAGCCCACCGCCACCATTTCGCAGGAACAGAAGACGGCTGGTCGCGGTGGCGAAAACGGAACGCTTGCCGCCCGCGGTCGTCACGACCCGTGCGTCGCAGTGCGTGCCCCGGTGATTGTCGAAAGCATGGCCGCACTTGTTTTGGCGGACCTGTTCTTGCAACAAAAGAGAAACAGCCTAGAATAA
- a CDS encoding fibro-slime domain-containing protein translates to MKHTLMVFVCLVWVALAHATLTLHIQSPYRNDAVMGNEAVYGYHITGEVTSWNADFAVTSNTRMTSEGDHWFSYTWDKSLADYPNGGGFKINVCSDTADVSRSYNNHCDTWEPSSDFSFKSLFADETEVWLYTTETSYTFSVVPPGSKVVWFKSPWGNHALPQMIFGTDSIMMRFAQDDQSKCGWFYGAVSPEMLARNPLQTAHFIRLYTPYMSVPTEGVIELDAYFAVMDTVFVDGTAGGLVGAKITTLGQCFDSTRTLHVYNPWRTNSTYKDSALYISVGNNIINNPVAMDGTDEYKFWWHYDFHLDEIKPYDWNGAGARVNFHSSQNQGKRFWNVESWEADTIRPAISSFFPKGVYETWVYTTTTGNIELIFSPLEEKVVRLMSPWDNMTPTMFVDGDTVKMAPFHSDTCGWYQGVSYKHVESWEVYFRQAFGFEYFSRSGLDTIPGTLISLDSIFAESDTAWITSIPFLVTTSYPKRLGVCPSMKISALVVDWAGEAFHDSIDIDFGHIYNNDGKNTYITVEFDGVEYNTCQGQNSPTFDGVVTGMVQDTLVNGYPARVDSLHYPWSECSAAHEIEKWFIPQVVATDANGKEYTNGVCRDIDLTMDEEGFWLADISEAHEDGGFFPVDDFQYLDSARTVLNPKYDWKPDLMTNNGKQHNYSFAMKISAQFKYVKGQYFEFRGDDDVWVFINNRLVVDIGGCHNPAERAVNLDTLGLTEGVEYPFHIFFSERNSNGSNFKMRTSINLQTERTYFSKQKENPDGSVEYEFHQLLVDKSVSCDVASVQNARDQLAQSVFILKGGNLPADGVTLETGSLYGGGIIISEDMAGVKIDTAAFVNSRQLSPGKYALYCFLATDYSQYQVITFTVPEYPLPDIAFVDVFHVTDSAYFDPTGYTLRGDVMGLDGGKNDTLLAHVTYPDTVPIRIALLFGTATCGELAVDADINCVQEINLNTKFPLSFLDKDNQRVTSISTDSLGFASFYVVGDSAMVDAFFTVGGAGVNNILTWKNIHFKEPPVPFAQKAKMYDVNGDGIPDSLVIPFSKAFDKVVPDTLSWSFGGTEFHTTAGQENVWPLVVMDSVITMFNPEGLRKDVFTGVSDQIYSGSLLYHYTYTDEDSGEEVKLSMNTSIEDKVAPIVTSAVIEPLSDDMSVVTISLSEGSDDKTVDRKTAFVFYRGPDSFMDSLYIASANANPNGNVVRLYFQRTPQTTLPEVGDYVRLLPGEFKDRSGNVAHVNNPKVRIVGEQRTEIKAPGVVTISSNPEAWPHKDPVAPMVVPSNMPLQDIIDSVGLPGLLLNFNIGELATSTLMNLPSDADKDSALALIRIKWDAYYFSHLGNFVNKAGGVIACNDKAVFYNAANPEQSNCYDNPGNLFFEWNARSEKGRMVGTGAYITKMKVKIMNGSEKAGSSDDTYTIGIRRGK, encoded by the coding sequence ATGAAGCACACTTTAATGGTTTTTGTTTGTCTGGTGTGGGTTGCGCTCGCTCATGCGACGCTTACGTTGCATATTCAGTCGCCTTACCGTAACGATGCGGTGATGGGTAACGAGGCTGTATACGGTTACCATATCACGGGTGAAGTCACTAGCTGGAACGCTGATTTTGCGGTAACCTCGAATACGAGAATGACCTCTGAAGGAGATCATTGGTTCAGTTATACTTGGGACAAATCTCTTGCCGATTATCCGAACGGTGGCGGATTCAAGATAAACGTGTGTTCCGATACGGCTGATGTCTCGCGTTCCTATAATAATCATTGCGATACCTGGGAACCATCGAGCGATTTTTCTTTCAAGTCGCTGTTTGCAGACGAGACCGAGGTGTGGCTTTATACCACGGAGACTTCGTACACGTTTAGCGTAGTGCCTCCGGGTTCAAAGGTGGTGTGGTTCAAGAGCCCTTGGGGCAACCACGCTTTGCCGCAGATGATTTTTGGTACTGATTCGATCATGATGCGCTTTGCGCAAGATGACCAATCGAAGTGTGGCTGGTTCTATGGTGCCGTATCGCCTGAGATGCTTGCACGCAACCCGTTGCAGACGGCACACTTTATTCGCTTATACACGCCCTATATGTCGGTGCCTACGGAAGGTGTGATTGAACTTGACGCCTATTTTGCTGTCATGGACACGGTCTTTGTGGATGGCACAGCTGGCGGATTGGTAGGTGCCAAGATTACTACGCTTGGTCAGTGCTTTGATTCAACGCGTACCTTGCATGTGTACAATCCCTGGCGTACGAATTCTACTTATAAGGACAGCGCGCTGTACATTTCGGTGGGGAATAATATCATCAACAACCCTGTAGCGATGGATGGTACGGACGAATACAAGTTCTGGTGGCATTACGATTTCCATTTGGATGAAATCAAACCGTACGACTGGAATGGTGCCGGTGCACGGGTGAATTTCCATTCGAGTCAGAACCAAGGCAAGCGTTTTTGGAATGTTGAGAGCTGGGAGGCGGATACGATCCGTCCGGCGATTTCGAGCTTCTTCCCGAAGGGCGTTTACGAAACCTGGGTCTATACGACGACTACGGGAAACATCGAATTGATTTTTTCACCGCTTGAAGAAAAAGTGGTGCGTCTGATGAGCCCATGGGATAATATGACGCCTACGATGTTTGTGGATGGCGATACCGTTAAGATGGCTCCGTTCCATAGCGATACTTGCGGCTGGTATCAGGGTGTCTCTTACAAGCATGTCGAATCATGGGAAGTGTACTTTAGGCAGGCTTTCGGCTTTGAATATTTTTCGAGGAGCGGTCTAGATACGATTCCTGGGACACTCATTAGCCTGGATTCCATTTTTGCAGAATCCGATACGGCATGGATTACTTCTATCCCGTTCCTTGTCACGACCTCTTATCCTAAAAGATTGGGCGTGTGCCCGTCCATGAAGATTTCCGCTTTGGTGGTGGACTGGGCTGGCGAAGCGTTCCATGACAGTATCGATATTGATTTCGGTCATATCTACAATAATGACGGCAAGAATACCTATATAACGGTGGAGTTCGATGGTGTGGAATATAATACTTGCCAGGGGCAGAATTCTCCTACATTTGATGGCGTGGTAACAGGGATGGTGCAGGATACGCTTGTCAATGGATACCCTGCACGAGTGGATTCTCTACATTATCCGTGGAGTGAATGTTCTGCGGCGCATGAAATCGAAAAGTGGTTTATACCGCAAGTGGTTGCAACGGATGCAAACGGTAAGGAATATACGAATGGCGTATGCCGCGATATTGACTTGACCATGGACGAAGAAGGTTTCTGGCTGGCTGATATTTCGGAAGCCCATGAAGATGGCGGCTTTTTCCCTGTTGATGATTTCCAGTATCTTGATTCTGCAAGGACGGTATTGAATCCGAAATATGACTGGAAACCAGATTTGATGACTAACAACGGAAAACAACATAATTACAGTTTTGCGATGAAGATTTCTGCCCAGTTTAAGTATGTCAAGGGGCAGTATTTCGAGTTCCGTGGCGACGATGACGTGTGGGTTTTCATCAATAACCGTTTGGTGGTGGATATTGGCGGTTGCCATAATCCGGCGGAACGTGCCGTTAATTTGGATACCTTGGGACTCACCGAGGGCGTGGAATATCCGTTCCATATTTTCTTCTCGGAACGAAATTCGAATGGCTCCAATTTCAAGATGCGCACCTCCATTAATTTGCAGACTGAAAGAACGTATTTCTCGAAGCAAAAAGAAAATCCGGACGGTTCCGTGGAATACGAATTCCATCAGTTGCTTGTCGATAAGTCTGTCAGCTGTGATGTGGCGAGTGTACAGAATGCTCGTGACCAGTTGGCGCAATCCGTGTTCATTCTGAAGGGCGGCAATCTTCCGGCTGACGGCGTAACGCTTGAGACGGGATCGCTGTATGGTGGTGGAATTATTATTAGCGAAGACATGGCGGGCGTTAAGATTGATACCGCCGCATTCGTGAACTCCCGTCAGCTGAGCCCGGGTAAGTATGCTCTGTATTGCTTCTTGGCCACCGACTATAGCCAGTATCAGGTGATTACGTTTACGGTGCCTGAATACCCGCTCCCGGACATCGCCTTTGTGGATGTGTTCCATGTGACGGATTCCGCTTATTTTGATCCGACAGGCTACACGCTGCGTGGCGATGTAATGGGACTTGACGGTGGCAAGAACGATACGCTTCTGGCTCATGTGACATATCCCGATACGGTACCTATAAGGATTGCGCTTCTGTTTGGAACGGCAACTTGCGGCGAATTGGCTGTGGATGCCGATATAAATTGCGTCCAGGAAATCAACTTGAACACGAAATTCCCCTTGAGTTTCTTGGATAAGGACAACCAGCGCGTCACTTCCATTTCAACGGACTCCTTGGGATTTGCAAGTTTCTATGTGGTGGGTGATTCTGCCATGGTAGACGCCTTCTTTACCGTTGGTGGTGCTGGCGTAAACAACATATTGACTTGGAAGAACATTCACTTTAAGGAACCTCCGGTGCCGTTCGCACAGAAGGCGAAAATGTACGATGTGAACGGAGACGGCATCCCTGACAGTCTCGTGATTCCCTTCAGTAAGGCTTTTGACAAGGTGGTGCCCGATACGCTTTCCTGGTCGTTTGGCGGAACGGAATTCCATACCACGGCAGGGCAGGAAAATGTTTGGCCGCTGGTGGTGATGGATTCGGTGATCACCATGTTTAATCCTGAAGGACTTCGTAAGGATGTATTCACGGGTGTTTCGGACCAGATTTATTCGGGTTCCTTGCTGTACCATTACACTTATACCGATGAAGATTCCGGTGAAGAAGTCAAGCTTTCGATGAACACTTCGATTGAGGACAAGGTGGCTCCCATTGTAACGAGTGCTGTCATCGAGCCGCTTTCTGATGATATGAGTGTCGTGACGATCAGCTTGAGTGAAGGTTCCGACGACAAGACGGTTGACCGGAAGACAGCATTTGTATTCTACAGAGGTCCTGATAGCTTCATGGATTCGCTTTATATTGCAAGTGCCAATGCGAATCCGAATGGCAACGTAGTCCGTCTGTATTTCCAGCGTACTCCGCAAACAACGCTTCCGGAAGTGGGCGATTATGTAAGACTGTTGCCGGGTGAATTCAAGGACCGCAGCGGGAATGTCGCACACGTGAATAACCCGAAGGTTCGCATTGTGGGTGAACAGCGTACCGAAATCAAGGCTCCGGGTGTAGTAACGATTTCAAGTAATCCGGAAGCTTGGCCCCATAAGGATCCGGTTGCCCCAATGGTGGTTCCGTCGAATATGCCCTTGCAAGATATTATCGATAGCGTTGGATTGCCGGGCCTGTTGCTGAATTTCAATATCGGCGAACTGGCAACCTCGACTCTTATGAATTTGCCGAGCGATGCCGATAAGGATTCCGCTCTCGCCTTGATTCGAATCAAGTGGGATGCCTACTACTTCTCGCACCTGGGAAATTTTGTAAACAAGGCAGGCGGTGTGATTGCCTGTAACGACAAGGCCGTATTCTATAATGCTGCAAATCCGGAACAGTCCAACTGCTACGACAATCCGGGCAACCTGTTCTTTGAATGGAATGCCCGCAGTGAAAAAGGTCGCATGGTAGGCACCGGTGCGTACATCACCAAGATGAAGGTGAAGATTATGAATGGCAGCGAAAAGGCGGGTAGCAGCGATGATACCTATACCATAGGTATCCGTCGCGGAAAGTAG
- a CDS encoding FISUMP domain-containing protein, whose translation MKFAFTGFLFAVAIANAASVWERSPWDNSPAEAKKEQAEPTAVRQTGEAKPADPNTFIDSRDNQPYKTITVSGVTWMAENLNYEDRQSSCYNKKPHCKKDGRLYTWHYAQRICPPGTRLPTVADWEQALYSDRFAQTLSLSGYRFYNGDFYDYAMTGAYWAAEEKEDYVSYAYFFKNKFGDWQKEAFYKEQGNSVRCIVGSSESTGAHKWGDQ comes from the coding sequence ATGAAATTTGCATTTACCGGATTTCTTTTTGCCGTAGCCATAGCCAATGCCGCTTCGGTTTGGGAACGGTCCCCCTGGGACAACTCCCCCGCCGAAGCAAAAAAGGAACAGGCCGAGCCAACTGCAGTCCGCCAAACAGGCGAAGCCAAGCCCGCCGACCCCAACACCTTTATCGATTCCCGCGACAACCAGCCTTACAAGACCATTACGGTAAGCGGCGTAACTTGGATGGCCGAGAACCTGAACTACGAAGACAGGCAGAGTTCCTGCTACAACAAGAAGCCCCATTGCAAAAAAGACGGACGTCTTTACACTTGGCATTATGCCCAGCGCATATGCCCGCCAGGCACCAGACTCCCTACTGTAGCCGATTGGGAACAAGCTCTTTATTCTGACCGGTTCGCGCAAACCCTTTCCCTTAGCGGTTACCGCTTCTACAATGGCGATTTTTACGATTATGCAATGACAGGCGCCTACTGGGCAGCCGAAGAAAAAGAGGACTATGTCAGTTACGCCTATTTCTTTAAAAACAAGTTCGGCGACTGGCAGAAAGAGGCCTTCTACAAGGAACAAGGCAATTCCGTTAGGTGCATTGTAGGGAGTTCCGAATCCACTGGAGCCCATAAATGGGGCGACCAATAA